The Salvelinus alpinus chromosome 21, SLU_Salpinus.1, whole genome shotgun sequence genome has a segment encoding these proteins:
- the LOC139547945 gene encoding calpain-5-like isoform X2, whose amino-acid sequence MVVPFEGQGYSSLRKQCQQRRVLFEDSVFPATDQSLFYKTNSIGTITWKRPKVIPDHKEQEWDEDKPDSYAGIFHFRFWRFGEWVDVVIDDRLPTSNGNLVYCHSNDSNEFWSALAEKAYAKMYGCYEALDGGNTADALVDFTGGVSEPLDLLEEGLSTDKEKRSMLFDRVLKVHNRGGLISASIRAASSAEMEARLACGLVKGHAYAVTDVRKVRLGHGLMAYFKSDKLTMIRLRNPWGEKEWNGAWSDSSEEWGKVSKSEREKIGVIVQDDGEFWMTFDDFCQYFSDLIMCRLINTSYLSLHKTWEEGSLKGAWQNHDDPLSNRAGGCTNNKHTFIQNPQYVFNVKKPEDEVLVCLQQTDKRARPKEGKGENLAIGFEIHRVELNRQYRMHTRQQKVCGSVYINSRCVFLRCSLKEGRYVVIPTTFDPALEGDLLLRIFTDVPADCRELTLDQPAQTCWSGLCGFPSLVTQIHVHRADGLAGQDSDGASDPYVIIRCEGEKVRSPVYKNTRSPTFDTKALFYRKRTNQPILIEVYNHNVLMDSFLGQVSLTSDPGDPQQVTVHLRDKGNHQDNDLPGTLTISMVTSNILTNV is encoded by the exons GTGATCCCGGACCATAAGGAACAGGAATGGGATGAGGATAAGCCCGATTCTTACGCCGGAATCTTCCACTTCCGCTTCTGGCGCTTTGGAGAATGGGTGGATGTTGTCATCGACGACCGGTTGCCCACTTCGAATGGCAACTTGGTGTATTGTCACTCCAATGACAGCAACGAGTTCTGGAGCGCTCTGGCGGAGAAGGCCTACGCCAA gatgtaTGGGTGTTACGAGGCATTGGACGGGGGCAACACAGCGGATGCGTTGGTGGATTTTACGGGTGGCGTATCGGAGCCCTTGGACCTGCTGGAGGAAGGGTTGAGTACGGACAAGGAGAAACGCTCAATGCTGTTCGACAGAGTCCTCAAGGTCCACAACAGAGGAGGCCTCATCAGCGCCTCCATACgg GCGGCCAGTTCAGCAGAGATGGAGGCTCGTCTGGCCTGTGGTCTGGTGAAGGGTCATGCCTACGCTGTGACAGATGTTAGAAAGGTCCGGCTGGGCCACGGCCTCATGGCTTACTTCAAGTCCGACAAACTCACAATGATACGACTCCGAAACccctggggagagaaagagtggaaCGGTGCCTGGAGCGACAG ctcagaggagtgggggaaggtgagtaagagtgaaagagagaagatTGGCGTGATTGTGCAGGACGATGGAGAATTTTG GATGACATTTGATGACTTCTGTCAGTACTTCAGTGATTTGATCATGTGTCGTCTGATCAACACTTCCTACCTGTCTCTTCACAAGACCTGGGAGGAGGGCTCTCTAAAGGGCGCCTGGCAGAACCATGACGACCCGCTCAGCAACCGCGCTGGGGGCTGCACCAACAACAAACACACTTTCATACAGAACCCACAG TATGTGTTCAACGTGAAGAAGCCAGAGGATGAGGTGCTGGTATGTCTGCAGCAGACAGACAAGAGAGCCAGACCTAAAGAGGGGAAGGGGGAAAACCTGGCTATAGGCTTTGAGATACACCGG gtggagtTGAACAGGCAGTACCGTATGCACACTCGGCAGCAGaaggtgtgtgggagtgtgtacaTCAACTCCAGGTGTGTGTTCCTAcgctgttccctgaaggagggtcGTTACGTTGTCATACCCACAACCTTTGACCCCGCTCTGGAAGGAGACCTCTTGTTACGCATTTTCACTGACGTCCCCGCTGACTGCAG AGAGTTAACCCTAGATCAGCCAGCCCAGACGTGTTGGTCAGGACTGTGTGGCTTCCCTTCCCTGGTCACTCAGATTCATGTCCACAGAGCAGATGGACTGGCTGGACAAGACTCTGATGGAG cGTCAGACCCATATGTGATCATTCGTTGTGAGGGGGAGAAGGTTCGTTCTCCGGTCTATAAAAACACCCGCAGCCCAACCTTCGACACCAAGGCTCTATTTTACAGGAAGAGAACTAACCAGCCTATACTGATAGAG GTGTATAACCACAACGTGTTGATGGATTCCTTTCTGGGTCAGGTCAGTTTGACCTCTGACCCCGGCGACCCCCAGCAGGTTACCGTCCACCTGAGGGACAAGGGTAATCACCAAGACAACGACCTCCCAGGCACGCTCACCATCTCCATGGTGACCAGCAATATTCTCACTAACGTCTGA
- the LOC139547945 gene encoding calpain-5-like isoform X3 — translation MKSSKHFLFISRMILLLVDSQKVVYCTQPMFIMVIPDHKEQEWDEDKPDSYAGIFHFRFWRFGEWVDVVIDDRLPTSNGNLVYCHSNDSNEFWSALAEKAYAKMYGCYEALDGGNTADALVDFTGGVSEPLDLLEEGLSTDKEKRSMLFDRVLKVHNRGGLISASIRAASSAEMEARLACGLVKGHAYAVTDVRKVRLGHGLMAYFKSDKLTMIRLRNPWGEKEWNGAWSDSSEEWGKVSKSEREKIGVIVQDDGEFWMTFDDFCQYFSDLIMCRLINTSYLSLHKTWEEGSLKGAWQNHDDPLSNRAGGCTNNKHTFIQNPQYVFNVKKPEDEVLVCLQQTDKRARPKEGKGENLAIGFEIHRVELNRQYRMHTRQQKVCGSVYINSRCVFLRCSLKEGRYVVIPTTFDPALEGDLLLRIFTDVPADCRELTLDQPAQTCWSGLCGFPSLVTQIHVHRADGLAGQDSDGASDPYVIIRCEGEKVRSPVYKNTRSPTFDTKALFYRKRTNQPILIEVYNHNVLMDSFLGQVSLTSDPGDPQQVTVHLRDKGNHQDNDLPGTLTISMVTSNILTNV, via the exons GTGATCCCGGACCATAAGGAACAGGAATGGGATGAGGATAAGCCCGATTCTTACGCCGGAATCTTCCACTTCCGCTTCTGGCGCTTTGGAGAATGGGTGGATGTTGTCATCGACGACCGGTTGCCCACTTCGAATGGCAACTTGGTGTATTGTCACTCCAATGACAGCAACGAGTTCTGGAGCGCTCTGGCGGAGAAGGCCTACGCCAA gatgtaTGGGTGTTACGAGGCATTGGACGGGGGCAACACAGCGGATGCGTTGGTGGATTTTACGGGTGGCGTATCGGAGCCCTTGGACCTGCTGGAGGAAGGGTTGAGTACGGACAAGGAGAAACGCTCAATGCTGTTCGACAGAGTCCTCAAGGTCCACAACAGAGGAGGCCTCATCAGCGCCTCCATACgg GCGGCCAGTTCAGCAGAGATGGAGGCTCGTCTGGCCTGTGGTCTGGTGAAGGGTCATGCCTACGCTGTGACAGATGTTAGAAAGGTCCGGCTGGGCCACGGCCTCATGGCTTACTTCAAGTCCGACAAACTCACAATGATACGACTCCGAAACccctggggagagaaagagtggaaCGGTGCCTGGAGCGACAG ctcagaggagtgggggaaggtgagtaagagtgaaagagagaagatTGGCGTGATTGTGCAGGACGATGGAGAATTTTG GATGACATTTGATGACTTCTGTCAGTACTTCAGTGATTTGATCATGTGTCGTCTGATCAACACTTCCTACCTGTCTCTTCACAAGACCTGGGAGGAGGGCTCTCTAAAGGGCGCCTGGCAGAACCATGACGACCCGCTCAGCAACCGCGCTGGGGGCTGCACCAACAACAAACACACTTTCATACAGAACCCACAG TATGTGTTCAACGTGAAGAAGCCAGAGGATGAGGTGCTGGTATGTCTGCAGCAGACAGACAAGAGAGCCAGACCTAAAGAGGGGAAGGGGGAAAACCTGGCTATAGGCTTTGAGATACACCGG gtggagtTGAACAGGCAGTACCGTATGCACACTCGGCAGCAGaaggtgtgtgggagtgtgtacaTCAACTCCAGGTGTGTGTTCCTAcgctgttccctgaaggagggtcGTTACGTTGTCATACCCACAACCTTTGACCCCGCTCTGGAAGGAGACCTCTTGTTACGCATTTTCACTGACGTCCCCGCTGACTGCAG AGAGTTAACCCTAGATCAGCCAGCCCAGACGTGTTGGTCAGGACTGTGTGGCTTCCCTTCCCTGGTCACTCAGATTCATGTCCACAGAGCAGATGGACTGGCTGGACAAGACTCTGATGGAG cGTCAGACCCATATGTGATCATTCGTTGTGAGGGGGAGAAGGTTCGTTCTCCGGTCTATAAAAACACCCGCAGCCCAACCTTCGACACCAAGGCTCTATTTTACAGGAAGAGAACTAACCAGCCTATACTGATAGAG GTGTATAACCACAACGTGTTGATGGATTCCTTTCTGGGTCAGGTCAGTTTGACCTCTGACCCCGGCGACCCCCAGCAGGTTACCGTCCACCTGAGGGACAAGGGTAATCACCAAGACAACGACCTCCCAGGCACGCTCACCATCTCCATGGTGACCAGCAATATTCTCACTAACGTCTGA